The Cellulophaga sp. L1A9 genome window below encodes:
- a CDS encoding EF-hand domain-containing protein — MTILKNIVLALIVISFAACKNQNNKLKDGPRSPGPNGPLSASDFNRDGTVTKAEMNEFIAMGPERKVGLVAYFDQFDTDENGTLSSAELAQVTPSFAFDGTDANGDGSVSKNEVEDYVKDRLYRQMGLDEFFDLIDANHDGEVSPSEMAAAHKNGQLPQE; from the coding sequence ATGACCATATTAAAAAACATAGTACTAGCCCTTATCGTTATTTCATTTGCTGCATGTAAAAATCAAAACAATAAGCTAAAAGACGGTCCTAGAAGTCCTGGCCCAAATGGTCCTTTAAGTGCTTCGGATTTTAATAGAGATGGCACCGTTACCAAAGCAGAAATGAACGAGTTTATTGCTATGGGACCAGAAAGAAAAGTGGGTTTAGTCGCGTATTTTGATCAATTTGATACCGATGAAAATGGCACTTTAAGTTCCGCAGAATTAGCCCAAGTTACACCTTCTTTTGCTTTTGATGGTACTGATGCTAATGGAGACGGGAGTGTGTCTAAAAACGAAGTAGAAGATTATGTTAAAGATAGACTGTACCGCCAAATGGGCTTAGATGAGTTTTTTGATTTGATAGATGCCAATCATGACGGAGAAGTATCTCCTTCTGAGATGGCAGCAGCGCATAAAAATGGTCAATTACCGCAAGAATAA
- a CDS encoding AraC family transcriptional regulator — MNLNVLEILVFVSLIQGLLFAVVLLTQKTFRVKANKYLAYSTFLLSYIGVVELLVAKDFDEKYYFIDYFGDDIPWLFLFYIPMLIYFLKSTKNSYAKSKKIWILTVPFFFFWLLYSIIDLQLDFQLLEWDLIANNYRLVYETEFYTSILFNTALITISYFIIKRSAISPDEKKWLKNIWAFNAGLLFIWVINTFIPDDLYPIPHSDITYPVWLGVSFYVYWLIFRGLLQLKLSQDKSEIHELRKRPELVPNDVIATENSEPSIEPQNNYFQEFTALMTVEKLYRNPELSRDLIAEKLKVSPGYLSQLISASVHSNFTSLINDYRISDAKQMLLDSDFDKYSIVAIGLEAGFKSKSTFYTAFKKHTGYTPNQFKALKNES; from the coding sequence ATGAATTTAAATGTGCTAGAAATTCTAGTTTTTGTAAGCTTAATACAAGGTCTGCTTTTCGCTGTAGTTCTTTTAACTCAGAAAACCTTCCGCGTTAAAGCAAATAAATATCTAGCGTACAGTACTTTTTTGTTATCCTATATTGGCGTGGTAGAACTTTTGGTCGCAAAAGATTTTGATGAAAAATATTATTTCATTGATTATTTTGGAGATGATATCCCATGGCTTTTTCTCTTTTATATTCCCATGTTGATTTACTTTTTAAAATCTACAAAAAACAGCTATGCGAAGAGCAAAAAAATTTGGATTCTTACCGTACCATTTTTCTTCTTTTGGCTCCTGTATTCTATTATTGATTTGCAATTAGATTTTCAGCTTCTAGAATGGGACTTGATTGCCAATAACTACCGACTGGTGTATGAAACCGAATTTTATACGTCTATCCTATTCAATACCGCATTGATCACTATATCCTATTTTATTATTAAGAGAAGCGCGATTAGTCCTGATGAAAAAAAATGGTTAAAAAATATATGGGCATTTAATGCTGGTCTATTGTTCATTTGGGTAATTAATACTTTTATTCCCGATGATCTATACCCTATTCCACATAGTGATATTACTTACCCTGTGTGGTTAGGGGTTTCATTTTACGTGTATTGGCTCATATTCAGAGGACTACTACAATTAAAACTCTCTCAAGATAAATCAGAAATTCATGAATTACGCAAACGTCCAGAATTAGTACCTAATGACGTTATCGCTACGGAGAACTCTGAACCTTCCATTGAACCTCAAAACAACTATTTTCAGGAATTTACCGCATTAATGACAGTAGAGAAATTATATAGAAATCCGGAATTAAGCAGGGACCTGATTGCCGAAAAACTAAAGGTTAGTCCTGGCTATCTTTCACAATTAATAAGTGCATCCGTTCATTCCAATTTCACTTCATTAATTAACGATTATCGCATTAGCGATGCCAAACAAATGCTACTAGATTCAGACTTTGACAAGTATAGCATTGTTGCCATTGGTTTAGAGGCGGGCTTTAAATCTAAATCTACATTTTACACTGCCTTTAAAAAGCATACAGGATATACTCCCAATCAGTTTAAAGCGCTAAAGAATGAGTCCTAA
- a CDS encoding S41 family peptidase gives MKKTILIATLVLLVSCAKTFLPKEEPLTNNTTFELFWTDFDQHYSLFDIRNIDWDALYSSYQPRVNEELSETDFWDLLSSLIENLDDSHTVLYDGNGHSYRSGYALNEQSIAEISEEVIRSTYVEALKEVRSEEQLAYGMIKGKNIGYIYLGAMDGQNPSIIHTIIEEFSNVEAILLDVRQNTGGDDRYAAAIAKAFSDGEHLIYSVATRNGPNHDDFDAKKNYYTAYDANQTFSKPIVVLTDRKTISAGEIFLLHMQSFENVIQIGDTTAGDFSTVSNMRFLPNGWHYRYSIQKFLLPNGESLDGVGHIPDMYVKNTAEDIAAKEDKVLDTALEYLLDTHSID, from the coding sequence ATGAAAAAGACCATCCTAATAGCTACTCTAGTACTACTCGTTTCTTGTGCCAAAACTTTTTTACCCAAGGAAGAACCACTGACCAATAACACTACTTTTGAACTTTTCTGGACTGATTTTGACCAGCACTATAGCTTATTTGACATCCGAAATATAGATTGGGATGCCCTCTACAGCAGCTATCAACCTAGGGTAAATGAAGAACTCTCGGAAACCGATTTTTGGGACCTACTCTCTAGCCTCATTGAAAATTTAGACGATAGTCATACGGTCTTGTATGATGGTAACGGACATAGCTACCGTTCTGGCTATGCTTTAAACGAGCAATCTATTGCTGAAATTAGTGAAGAAGTGATACGCTCTACCTATGTAGAAGCGCTAAAAGAAGTTAGGTCTGAAGAGCAATTGGCGTACGGGATGATAAAGGGCAAAAACATAGGATATATCTACTTAGGCGCAATGGATGGCCAAAACCCCTCAATTATCCATACCATTATAGAGGAATTTTCAAATGTGGAGGCTATTCTACTAGATGTACGGCAAAATACAGGAGGAGATGATCGGTATGCCGCCGCAATTGCAAAAGCTTTTTCAGATGGGGAGCATTTGATTTATTCGGTAGCTACCAGAAATGGACCAAACCATGATGATTTTGATGCAAAAAAGAACTATTACACTGCCTATGATGCGAACCAAACATTTTCTAAACCTATTGTAGTGCTCACGGATAGGAAGACCATTAGTGCAGGAGAGATCTTTTTGCTACATATGCAATCTTTCGAAAATGTAATTCAAATTGGTGATACCACCGCGGGCGATTTCTCTACGGTAAGCAATATGCGCTTTTTACCCAACGGTTGGCATTATAGGTATTCTATCCAGAAATTTTTACTCCCAAATGGCGAAAGCTTAGACGGTGTTGGGCATATCCCGGACATGTACGTAAAAAATACAGCAGAAGATATTGCCGCTAAAGAAGATAAGGTATTAGATACCGCCCTAGAATACCTATTAGACACCCATAGTATTGATTGA
- a CDS encoding LLM class flavin-dependent oxidoreductase — translation MSTTPIAYSVLDLAILSKGSTLQETFKNSLKLAQKAEEFGYTRFWLAEHHNSAYIGSSATAVLIGYVAEGTKTIRVGSGGIMLPNHSPLIVAEQFGTLGALYPNRIDLGLGRAPGTDQETAHAIRSDHRQAAFTFPEEISEIQKYFSFDNLDAKVRATVAEGIEVPLYILGSSTDSAHLSAKKGLPYAFASHFATAKLFDALKIYHEEFMPSEYLAQPYTMAGVNIIVADTDEEAERISTSLYKIIIGLLSGKRDFMQPPTAMTPELKEMAKHPAVDQMLKYSFIGSKATVKKQVAEFLNQTKVDELIAVTNIYSAEDRIKSYQLFAEIMQELNAESA, via the coding sequence ATGTCCACAACACCTATAGCATACTCCGTATTAGACCTTGCGATACTCTCAAAAGGCAGTACTTTACAGGAGACCTTTAAAAATAGCCTTAAGCTGGCTCAAAAAGCAGAAGAATTTGGCTACACCCGTTTTTGGTTAGCAGAGCACCACAACTCCGCCTACATTGGCAGTTCGGCTACCGCTGTTCTTATTGGGTATGTAGCAGAAGGCACCAAAACTATTCGCGTAGGTTCTGGGGGTATTATGCTCCCAAACCACTCCCCGCTTATAGTAGCAGAACAATTTGGAACTCTAGGTGCGCTTTATCCTAACCGCATAGACTTGGGTTTAGGAAGAGCCCCAGGAACCGATCAAGAAACCGCGCACGCCATACGTTCAGATCATAGACAAGCAGCATTTACCTTCCCGGAGGAGATTTCCGAAATACAGAAATACTTTTCGTTCGATAATTTAGATGCTAAAGTACGTGCTACGGTGGCCGAAGGTATAGAAGTACCATTGTATATTTTAGGCTCTAGTACAGATAGTGCGCATTTATCGGCAAAAAAAGGATTACCCTATGCTTTTGCGAGTCATTTTGCTACCGCTAAGTTATTTGATGCCTTAAAAATTTACCATGAAGAATTTATGCCTTCAGAATATTTAGCACAACCCTACACTATGGCAGGGGTTAATATTATTGTAGCAGATACCGATGAAGAGGCAGAACGTATTTCTACCTCGCTATACAAAATAATTATTGGCTTGCTCTCTGGAAAAAGAGATTTTATGCAACCGCCTACTGCTATGACGCCCGAGTTAAAAGAAATGGCAAAACACCCTGCAGTAGACCAGATGCTTAAATATTCTTTTATAGGCAGTAAAGCAACTGTAAAAAAACAGGTAGCCGAATTTTTAAACCAAACGAAGGTTGATGAGCTTATTGCGGTGACCAATATTTACAGTGCAGAAGACCGTATAAAATCGTATCAATTATTTGCGGAAATCATGCAAGAGCTAAATGCGGAAAGTGCATAA
- a CDS encoding suppressor of fused domain protein, which produces MSQELPENKTPVEKFMDHLDRIFQVEPEYFRNVSEIDGIAGVTSIVYKDVPDKGMITGITYGLSLVDHPAWKFGRPELIITVDSKDTTWAQVAGYLANSLRGNCPFSYNNTINFREKISEESNMDSFLVFAPSILDKKDFTNIDVGLDYNITIAGLYPIYASEIAYINQNGLEKFWKHPNFDMYDVNRKLISE; this is translated from the coding sequence ATGTCACAAGAATTACCTGAGAATAAAACTCCTGTTGAAAAATTCATGGATCATCTAGACAGAATTTTTCAGGTCGAACCCGAATACTTTAGAAACGTATCTGAAATAGATGGAATTGCGGGTGTTACGAGTATAGTGTATAAAGATGTTCCTGATAAAGGAATGATCACTGGAATTACCTATGGCCTTTCCCTCGTAGATCATCCTGCCTGGAAATTTGGAAGACCAGAATTAATTATAACGGTTGATTCTAAAGACACGACTTGGGCACAAGTGGCTGGATATTTAGCAAATAGCTTAAGAGGTAATTGTCCTTTTAGTTATAATAATACCATCAACTTTAGAGAAAAAATATCTGAAGAATCTAATATGGATTCATTTCTTGTTTTTGCGCCATCAATTTTAGATAAAAAAGACTTCACGAATATAGACGTTGGATTAGATTATAATATTACCATTGCCGGCCTTTATCCAATCTATGCTTCTGAAATAGCGTATATCAACCAAAATGGTCTTGAAAAATTTTGGAAACATCCTAATTTTGATATGTATGATGTGAATAGAAAACTAATTTCTGAATAA
- a CDS encoding PQQ-binding-like beta-propeller repeat protein — translation MKKLILLLFIVTYTNYSFGQEIMAAIESNEPDESNFSNNTILTAEDWLHNTSHKKLTYNTAVKELLLINRYDGTLECYNLNLDRQWSFTPADTLRLSNGGNQFFYKDGVVFTAYMTGYIYAIKATDGTLFWEDKVGMDQEKLHFTSQSLTPVNNKLVLTSRTNSNVYAINASNGTLAWNYSLGSPHSYEPRLIVNDIVSINNDPLINTFELATGKALYQKNFSTNLGKPATDGNLIIVPFSRGDKIVGLLPEAFEQQWEFVFDEEYYKVGDKIFVANNAVYFATETNGDESGIYCLNATDGSLTWKKTIEGDIKHFEKINETLYGYTNDKLIFSMATEDTVLNKIKVNHQPSSNIQIHNGSLYFYAKEGLITYNLKTKTEKIAIPYDGKESYSSDTQLLFIE, via the coding sequence ATGAAAAAACTAATCCTTCTTCTCTTCATTGTCACATACACTAATTATTCTTTCGGTCAAGAAATTATGGCTGCTATTGAATCAAATGAACCCGATGAATCAAATTTTTCTAACAACACTATTTTAACCGCAGAAGACTGGTTGCATAATACTTCCCACAAAAAACTAACCTACAATACAGCAGTTAAAGAGTTGTTACTTATAAATAGGTATGATGGCACTTTGGAATGCTACAACTTAAATTTAGACAGGCAGTGGTCTTTTACGCCTGCAGATACGTTAAGACTTAGCAACGGTGGCAATCAGTTTTTCTATAAAGATGGCGTTGTGTTTACCGCCTATATGACAGGATATATTTATGCCATAAAGGCAACAGACGGTACACTATTCTGGGAAGATAAAGTAGGTATGGACCAGGAAAAATTACACTTTACCTCTCAATCCTTAACTCCGGTAAACAACAAATTAGTACTTACCTCTAGAACCAATAGTAACGTCTATGCGATAAATGCTTCTAACGGTACATTAGCATGGAACTATAGCTTAGGATCACCGCATAGCTATGAACCAAGGTTAATTGTAAATGATATAGTATCCATAAACAATGATCCGCTAATAAATACTTTTGAACTAGCTACCGGTAAAGCTTTATACCAAAAGAATTTTAGTACCAACCTTGGAAAACCAGCCACAGACGGAAATTTAATTATTGTTCCTTTTAGTCGCGGTGATAAAATAGTTGGTCTATTGCCTGAAGCATTTGAGCAACAATGGGAGTTTGTATTTGATGAAGAATACTATAAAGTAGGCGATAAGATTTTTGTAGCGAACAATGCCGTTTATTTTGCTACAGAAACTAACGGGGATGAATCCGGCATATATTGTCTAAATGCAACTGACGGCAGCCTAACTTGGAAAAAAACAATTGAGGGCGATATCAAACATTTTGAAAAAATAAATGAAACCTTATATGGGTATACCAACGATAAGCTGATTTTTTCTATGGCTACTGAAGATACCGTCTTGAACAAAATAAAGGTCAATCACCAGCCTAGCTCGAATATTCAAATACATAATGGCTCTTTATATTTTTATGCGAAAGAAGGCTTAATTACCTATAATCTTAAAACTAAAACCGAAAAAATTGCCATTCCCTATGACGGTAAAGAAAGTTATAGTAGTGATACGCAGCTCCTATTTATTGAGTAA
- a CDS encoding alpha/beta hydrolase: MKIYGISGLGADKRVFRYLTLEHELIPVDWIKPKKNETLIGYSKRLIEEYEIGNEAEFGILGVSFGGLIATEISKLTKPKLTILISSVETRTELSGIIKLAGKSKLIDLIPEKLLNPPKAAAHFMFGTENKELLNSILDDTDLNFTKWAIRELMNWSNESRLNNLIKIGGTKDKLLPPKGENTILVENGAHFMIVDKAKEVSDIINDRIKTYYNRVDAPMET, encoded by the coding sequence ATGAAAATATATGGAATTAGTGGACTTGGTGCTGATAAAAGAGTGTTTAGATATTTAACTCTTGAACACGAATTAATTCCAGTTGATTGGATTAAGCCAAAGAAGAATGAAACTCTGATTGGGTATTCAAAACGGTTGATTGAAGAATATGAAATTGGAAATGAAGCAGAGTTTGGTATTCTAGGAGTAAGTTTCGGAGGATTAATTGCAACAGAAATAAGCAAACTAACAAAGCCCAAACTCACCATTTTAATATCGTCTGTAGAAACAAGAACCGAATTAAGTGGAATTATTAAGCTTGCTGGAAAATCTAAATTGATTGACCTAATTCCTGAAAAATTATTAAATCCACCAAAGGCAGCTGCTCATTTTATGTTCGGAACTGAAAACAAAGAATTGTTGAACTCAATTTTAGACGATACAGATTTGAATTTTACAAAATGGGCAATTAGAGAATTAATGAATTGGAGTAACGAATCGCGACTGAATAATTTGATTAAAATAGGCGGGACGAAAGATAAATTACTTCCACCAAAAGGAGAAAACACAATTTTAGTTGAAAATGGAGCGCATTTTATGATAGTTGATAAAGCAAAAGAAGTAAGTGATATAATAAACGATCGAATAAAAACGTACTACAATCGCGTAGACGCCCCAATGGAAACGTAA
- a CDS encoding DsrE family protein, which produces MSNIFRTLFIIMVMAATVKVAHGQKKLDPQAITDLQKTPKYAFILTTEKHFKGVLSMYDLLIENGVLIEDYEIVVKGKVVTQLVKDSELEELFQKYKGKVKVSVCSVAMEKLGVSEEMLFEGLNVTSTASVRMLQLQANGYNTLTY; this is translated from the coding sequence ATGAGCAATATTTTTAGAACCCTATTCATCATCATGGTAATGGCTGCTACTGTTAAAGTAGCCCATGGTCAGAAAAAATTAGACCCACAAGCTATTACAGATTTACAAAAGACACCTAAATATGCTTTTATCCTTACTACAGAAAAGCATTTTAAGGGGGTATTAAGTATGTATGATTTGCTCATTGAAAATGGTGTCTTAATCGAAGATTATGAGATTGTGGTCAAAGGTAAGGTTGTTACCCAATTGGTAAAAGATTCTGAATTAGAAGAATTGTTTCAAAAATATAAGGGAAAAGTTAAGGTAAGCGTATGCAGCGTCGCCATGGAAAAATTAGGAGTATCAGAAGAGATGCTTTTTGAAGGTCTCAATGTTACCTCAACGGCCTCAGTACGGATGCTTCAATTACAAGCAAATGGGTACAACACTTTAACGTACTAG
- a CDS encoding DUF1963 domain-containing protein, translating into MTLEEIQNKIAKPITKFTTGGFRPENTIEESWIGRVFAFYEDEDIPTDKNGDLMIPLGQFHIQNLPLIHKNIQDTKLITVFISKEFPDCLEKMGDNWLLREYKTLEGIKIKDLKNPESFLKPFPLKPQFIEKDFPIWDGGGLSRKLEDEIIKLENDGFIDCYYDITEHTYEHKIGGYPSFCQPGIGDSDGFGEGFEFVFQISSDGKANLNVVDSGSFMFAKNKETEEWSIYYDFY; encoded by the coding sequence ATGACACTAGAGGAAATTCAAAATAAGATAGCAAAACCGATAACGAAGTTTACTACTGGTGGATTTAGACCTGAAAACACGATTGAAGAAAGTTGGATTGGACGCGTTTTTGCTTTTTATGAAGATGAGGATATCCCGACTGATAAAAATGGTGATTTAATGATTCCATTGGGACAATTTCACATCCAAAATCTTCCTTTAATTCATAAAAATATTCAAGACACAAAATTAATTACGGTATTTATATCTAAGGAATTTCCCGACTGTCTTGAAAAAATGGGAGATAATTGGTTACTAAGAGAATATAAGACGCTAGAAGGAATAAAAATTAAAGATTTAAAGAACCCTGAATCTTTTTTAAAACCATTTCCGTTAAAACCTCAATTTATTGAAAAAGATTTCCCCATTTGGGATGGTGGTGGACTATCAAGAAAATTGGAAGATGAAATAATCAAATTGGAAAATGACGGTTTTATCGATTGTTATTATGATATAACTGAACACACTTACGAACATAAAATAGGTGGTTATCCTTCTTTTTGCCAACCTGGAATTGGCGATTCTGATGGTTTTGGTGAAGGTTTTGAATTTGTTTTTCAAATCTCTTCTGACGGAAAAGCTAATTTAAATGTGGTAGACAGTGGTAGTTTTATGTTTGCAAAAAACAAGGAAACCGAAGAATGGAGTATTTATTATGATTTTTATTAA
- a CDS encoding serine hydrolase: MKKLFLIIFLFTIIFSCKQKNETKNTTEKNNTAINDTLTNNLQLAYDKDAIIGFSVSVVGENGLIYDKGFGFTDIEGHNSYKSSTIQNIASISKTLLGISILKAQELGKLNINDPINKYLPFEIINPNYPENPILIKHLAYHTSSIIDLDEIYGKSYVLEKSEHADNEGVFDYFNKPETKISLLEFIQNSLTENGKWYTKDTFSDTKPGEHREYSNIAAALCAQIIESATGQNYQSFTKDNILNPLNMLASGWSSEDIDIAKRSKLFANKEMMIADYSLITYADGGFITSSEDLGLFLSELIKGYKGKGVLLKKDSYDKLFEKQKFSREETDGEFGIFMEFRDEFLGVKEELIGHNGSDPGVMTAMYFNPKTEIGKILIVNTDTNFTDNVWPEIQSIWKSLNDYETELSNGKASR, encoded by the coding sequence ATGAAAAAGCTATTTTTAATAATCTTCCTTTTTACAATTATATTTTCGTGTAAACAGAAAAATGAGACCAAAAACACGACCGAAAAAAATAATACTGCAATAAACGATACATTGACTAACAACTTGCAACTAGCTTACGATAAAGATGCAATTATCGGGTTTTCAGTATCTGTGGTAGGCGAAAATGGATTAATTTATGATAAAGGATTTGGATTTACAGATATTGAGGGACATAATTCTTACAAATCAAGTACAATTCAAAACATTGCCTCAATATCAAAAACACTTTTAGGGATTTCCATTTTAAAAGCACAAGAATTGGGAAAATTAAATATTAATGACCCTATCAATAAATATTTGCCTTTTGAAATTATCAATCCAAATTATCCTGAAAATCCAATTTTAATTAAGCATCTGGCATATCATACATCTTCAATAATTGACCTAGACGAGATTTACGGAAAATCATATGTTTTAGAAAAATCTGAACACGCAGATAATGAAGGAGTATTTGATTACTTTAACAAACCCGAAACAAAGATTTCATTGTTAGAGTTTATTCAAAATAGCCTGACTGAAAACGGAAAGTGGTACACTAAAGACACATTTTCTGACACAAAACCGGGAGAACATAGGGAATATTCAAATATTGCTGCTGCTCTTTGTGCACAAATAATAGAATCTGCAACTGGACAGAATTATCAGTCCTTTACAAAGGACAACATACTAAACCCATTAAATATGCTAGCTTCTGGTTGGTCATCAGAAGATATCGACATCGCAAAACGTTCTAAATTGTTTGCGAACAAGGAAATGATGATAGCCGATTATTCACTAATTACTTATGCTGATGGTGGATTTATTACATCAAGTGAAGATTTGGGATTATTCTTATCTGAATTAATTAAGGGTTACAAAGGCAAAGGAGTTTTGCTAAAAAAGGACAGTTATGATAAATTGTTTGAAAAACAAAAATTTTCGCGTGAAGAAACTGACGGAGAATTTGGAATCTTTATGGAGTTTAGAGATGAATTCTTGGGTGTGAAGGAAGAACTGATTGGTCATAATGGTTCTGACCCAGGAGTAATGACAGCTATGTATTTCAATCCTAAAACAGAAATTGGAAAGATATTAATTGTAAATACGGACACGAATTTTACCGATAATGTGTGGCCAGAAATACAATCAATTTGGAAATCCTTAAACGACTACGAAACGGAATTAAGCAATGGAAAAGCCAGCAGGTAA
- a CDS encoding retropepsin-like aspartic protease, whose product MNKLLTYLLLFFVLSSFTPRNELLKTNYIKEIPFNFDYGVPIIKASINDIEYNFLFDTGMPTVLSENITKELKLESIRTAMGMDVNGNKKQESYVIVNEIIVGGISFKKIETLTTDLSAGFEIGCLNLDGVIGNNLIKNAIWEIDYEKRVIRLTDNIDNFKIPESADIIKFKTNEKKGYYSPNIDVKVNKKKRCEI is encoded by the coding sequence ATGAATAAATTACTTACTTATCTACTATTATTTTTTGTTTTATCTAGTTTTACTCCAAGAAATGAATTGTTAAAAACTAACTATATTAAAGAGATTCCGTTCAATTTTGATTACGGAGTACCAATTATTAAAGCCTCAATTAATGATATAGAATACAACTTCCTATTTGATACAGGAATGCCAACTGTTCTTTCAGAAAACATAACTAAAGAGCTTAAATTAGAAAGTATTCGTACTGCAATGGGAATGGATGTTAATGGTAACAAAAAACAGGAAAGTTATGTTATAGTTAATGAAATTATTGTTGGAGGAATTAGTTTTAAAAAAATTGAAACCCTTACAACTGATTTAAGCGCTGGTTTCGAAATTGGTTGTCTAAATTTAGATGGAGTAATTGGAAATAATTTAATCAAGAATGCCATTTGGGAAATAGATTATGAAAAAAGGGTAATTCGCCTCACTGACAATATTGATAATTTTAAAATTCCCGAAAGCGCTGATATTATTAAGTTCAAAACAAATGAAAAAAAAGGATATTATTCGCCTAATATAGATGTTAAAGTAAATAAAAAGAAAAGGTGTGAAATTTGA
- a CDS encoding PDZ domain-containing protein: protein MKFDTGSNGGIKLPLDFYSNVLDTNKSVEYYGKASTAIYGKGENKNYVDSKVNSIEIGDLQLQNQIVTFDENFPKIGNKFFKNFKIIISYDENNIYMIKQKEYSNTVLENFGFQTGIIDQKAIVSLVYKNSNAEKKGVQLGDEIVSVNDLNFSELISKDACNILFNNPIKEMDSMNILFSRNGNKQSLQLEKETLIN from the coding sequence GTGAAATTTGACACTGGCTCTAATGGTGGAATTAAATTACCATTGGATTTTTACTCAAATGTTCTTGACACCAATAAAAGTGTTGAATATTATGGTAAGGCTTCTACTGCAATATATGGTAAAGGCGAAAACAAAAACTATGTAGATTCAAAAGTAAATTCTATTGAAATAGGTGATTTACAACTGCAAAATCAGATTGTGACCTTTGACGAAAACTTTCCAAAAATTGGCAATAAATTCTTTAAAAATTTCAAAATTATCATAAGCTATGATGAGAATAACATATATATGATAAAGCAAAAAGAATACAGTAATACAGTATTGGAAAATTTTGGTTTTCAAACTGGTATAATTGACCAAAAAGCAATTGTCTCTCTCGTGTATAAAAATTCTAACGCTGAAAAAAAAGGAGTTCAATTGGGCGATGAAATAGTAAGCGTTAATGATTTGAATTTTTCAGAATTGATATCGAAAGATGCTTGTAATATTTTATTTAATAATCCTATCAAGGAAATGGACTCAATGAATATTCTTTTTTCAAGAAACGGAAATAAACAATCCTTACAGCTGGAAAAAGAGACTTTAATAAATTGA
- a CDS encoding DUF416 family protein, protein MNWTEYREQLIKNIVVLSSEHRLDFAIKICEKLLPDYKTFYNECKWGDLDLLTDGLILCKQNANGLDSDVKTVERLISRIEEITPDMEDFEEVSGSLALNSANAMSETLNFILDNKTERITDIGSFSYDSAFFKAGEFNTKLSDAEVENEI, encoded by the coding sequence ATGAACTGGACAGAATACCGTGAACAACTAATAAAAAATATAGTTGTTCTTTCTTCAGAACATAGATTAGATTTTGCTATTAAAATTTGTGAAAAACTTCTACCTGATTATAAAACTTTCTACAATGAATGTAAATGGGGAGACTTAGATTTACTCACAGATGGACTCATCTTGTGTAAGCAGAACGCAAATGGACTTGACTCCGATGTAAAGACAGTTGAAAGACTGATATCTAGAATTGAAGAAATCACACCTGATATGGAGGATTTTGAAGAAGTTAGTGGTTCTTTAGCTTTGAACTCTGCCAACGCTATGAGTGAAACGTTAAATTTTATTCTGGACAACAAAACTGAACGAATAACGGACATCGGGAGTTTTAGTTATGATTCGGCTTTCTTTAAAGCAGGCGAATTTAATACTAAACTCTCTGACGCTGAAGTTGAAAACGAAATTTAA